In Chthoniobacterales bacterium, a single genomic region encodes these proteins:
- a CDS encoding phospholipid carrier-dependent glycosyltransferase has translation MNASSRSWAVWLALALGVFVYLFNLGSEHAATNPDEHLYWQITRMTAQGGEWLPLKNLSEPERNTKPPALFWQGIIATDWGKHWDLWRVRLPVALYTLATTALVLLLARRLSGDTRTGILAALAFLAFFSTYRYGRVVLTSSPETFWFFLPFFILLYRRPQPAALTWPLAAAFGLMVGAGLLYKSFALVIPFAVGLAWWTMHQRSYDIPSWLRAAAPKIILIALLAVGVFGLWFWLDPHPENIWRDFVLKENVGKFDPKRGSYIVNFFAGNYTIWRILFGYPFNAGLLAPAVVVLFFMAWRGRRSLSQPEQLLWIWILTQMIVFAFPNQRDERYLLPAMPALAVLLAISWSKLPRWTFTLSLSAVALIACVFPVGAAVLTGELQSGQIYPWWSWVVFAAVIAFTVAGLRRDTLARAFICPAILLLYLAYAVFLIPFDGPLGAFDEAAKAAVRGKKVVLPSVYGAHDEVYRFILPGCDLERVHIEPPVKLDDMRGSYPLFILPVPARDHSIENAAGLRVLGARLNLVDRFKGNETQDMLRGNITGQLFKKDLLIEVTTPADTSSP, from the coding sequence ATGAACGCGTCGTCCCGCTCTTGGGCAGTTTGGCTCGCGCTCGCTTTGGGCGTGTTCGTTTATCTTTTCAACCTCGGCAGCGAGCACGCCGCGACCAACCCCGACGAACATCTCTACTGGCAGATCACGCGCATGACCGCGCAGGGCGGCGAATGGCTACCGCTGAAAAACCTGTCCGAACCGGAACGTAACACCAAGCCGCCGGCGCTTTTCTGGCAGGGCATCATTGCAACCGACTGGGGCAAGCACTGGGACCTGTGGCGAGTGCGCCTGCCCGTCGCGCTCTATACGCTGGCCACAACGGCGCTGGTGCTGCTGCTGGCACGCCGTCTTTCCGGGGATACGCGCACAGGCATCCTTGCCGCGCTTGCCTTTCTCGCATTTTTCAGCACCTACCGCTACGGGCGCGTCGTTCTGACGTCATCGCCGGAAACATTCTGGTTTTTCCTGCCGTTTTTTATCCTTCTCTACCGGCGTCCGCAGCCGGCCGCCCTCACTTGGCCATTGGCCGCGGCTTTCGGTCTCATGGTGGGCGCGGGCCTTCTCTACAAATCGTTCGCACTGGTGATCCCCTTCGCGGTCGGGCTTGCCTGGTGGACGATGCATCAGCGCAGCTACGATATCCCCTCGTGGCTGCGCGCGGCGGCACCGAAGATCATTTTGATCGCGTTGCTTGCCGTAGGCGTATTCGGCCTCTGGTTCTGGCTTGATCCGCATCCGGAAAACATCTGGCGCGATTTCGTGCTCAAAGAAAATGTCGGAAAATTCGACCCGAAGCGCGGCAGCTACATCGTCAATTTTTTCGCGGGCAACTACACGATCTGGCGCATCCTGTTCGGCTATCCCTTCAACGCAGGCCTGCTGGCCCCCGCTGTTGTCGTCCTTTTTTTCATGGCTTGGCGCGGAAGGCGTTCACTTTCCCAGCCAGAGCAGCTTCTTTGGATCTGGATCCTGACGCAAATGATCGTCTTCGCTTTCCCGAACCAACGCGACGAACGCTATCTCCTGCCTGCCATGCCAGCCCTGGCCGTGCTGCTCGCGATTTCGTGGAGCAAGCTCCCGCGTTGGACATTCACTTTGAGCCTTTCCGCGGTTGCGTTGATCGCGTGCGTGTTTCCCGTCGGCGCAGCAGTGCTCACGGGCGAACTGCAATCCGGCCAAATCTATCCGTGGTGGTCGTGGGTCGTGTTCGCTGCCGTTATTGCGTTCACCGTGGCCGGGTTGCGCCGCGACACGCTGGCGCGCGCATTCATCTGTCCGGCCATCCTGCTGCTTTATCTCGCCTACGCGGTTTTTCTGATCCCGTTCGACGGACCGCTCGGCGCTTTCGACGAAGCGGCGAAGGCCGCGGTGCGGGGCAAGAAAGTCGTCCTGCCTTCGGTTTACGGCGCCCACGACGAGGTTTACCGGTTCATTTTGCCCGGTTGCGATTTGGAGCGAGTCCACATCGAACCACCCGTGAAACTGGATGACATGCGGGGGTCGTATCCGCTTTTTATCCTGCCCGTGCCGGCCCGCGACCACAGCATAGAAAACGCCGCCGGACTGCGCGTTCTCGGAGCACGGCTTAATCTTGTCGATCGCTTCAAGGGCAACGAGACGCAGGACATG